A genome region from Flavobacteriales bacterium includes the following:
- a CDS encoding arylsulfatase: protein MTAAYGQKQPNILVLWGGDIGQSNISAYTMGMVGYRTPNIDKIADDGVIFTDYYAEQSCTAGRASFILGQSVFRTGLSKVGIPGAKEGISEEDPTIAEMLKPLGYRTGQFGKNHLGDRDEHLPTNHGFDEFFGNLYHLNAEEEPELPDYPDLEEYPNFRKNFDPRGVIHSYADGRIEDTGPLTKKRMETIDDESSEEAMRFIREAVEAGEPFFVWWNRTRMHFRTHVKDEMRGISGQNEYGDGMVEHDMHLGKFLQLLEELDIVDNTIVMYSTDNGPHKNTWPDAGVNPFRGEKNTNWEGGWRVPAMVCWPKDIPAGQISNEIVSGMDWVPTLIAAAGNDKVTDELLKGKTANGRSYKIHLDGYNILDHLKNTQEVESPRKELFYFSDDSDLTALRYKDWKIIFMEQRAKGTLQVWTEPFTPLRVPLIFNLRRDPYEFAQITSNTYYDWVLDHVFMLVPAQAIVAEFLGTFEEYPPRMKAASFSLDKVMEQLQSSGGAR, encoded by the coding sequence ATGACCGCGGCTTACGGACAAAAGCAGCCAAACATACTCGTCCTGTGGGGCGGCGACATTGGTCAATCGAACATCAGCGCCTACACTATGGGCATGGTGGGCTACCGAACGCCAAACATCGACAAGATCGCAGACGATGGTGTGATCTTCACCGACTACTATGCCGAACAAAGCTGTACTGCTGGTCGAGCGAGCTTTATTCTGGGTCAAAGTGTTTTCCGCACCGGACTCAGTAAGGTCGGGATACCCGGAGCCAAAGAAGGCATCTCCGAAGAGGACCCGACCATTGCCGAAATGCTGAAACCGCTTGGTTACCGAACCGGTCAATTCGGCAAGAACCACCTCGGCGATCGCGATGAACACTTGCCTACGAATCACGGCTTCGATGAGTTTTTCGGAAACCTCTATCACCTTAATGCCGAAGAGGAACCGGAACTTCCCGATTATCCGGATCTCGAAGAATACCCGAACTTCCGCAAAAATTTCGATCCTCGTGGCGTCATTCACTCGTACGCCGACGGTCGCATTGAAGATACCGGGCCATTGACCAAGAAGCGTATGGAAACCATCGATGACGAATCGTCTGAAGAAGCCATGCGATTCATTCGGGAGGCGGTTGAAGCTGGTGAACCCTTCTTCGTTTGGTGGAACAGAACACGCATGCACTTCCGCACGCACGTCAAAGATGAAATGCGCGGAATCTCTGGTCAAAACGAGTACGGCGATGGTATGGTGGAACATGATATGCACCTGGGTAAATTCTTACAATTACTCGAGGAACTCGATATCGTGGACAACACAATCGTCATGTATAGCACGGACAATGGACCACACAAGAACACATGGCCAGATGCCGGCGTGAATCCATTCCGAGGCGAAAAAAATACCAACTGGGAAGGTGGCTGGCGCGTACCTGCCATGGTGTGCTGGCCTAAGGATATCCCGGCCGGACAAATATCCAACGAAATCGTATCGGGTATGGATTGGGTTCCCACATTAATCGCTGCCGCCGGAAACGATAAAGTAACCGACGAACTTCTCAAGGGAAAAACCGCTAATGGGCGTTCATACAAAATACACCTCGATGGATACAACATCTTGGATCACTTAAAAAATACCCAGGAAGTGGAGTCGCCCCGTAAAGAGCTTTTCTATTTCAGTGACGATAGCGACCTTACTGCTCTTCGTTACAAAGACTGGAAGATCATCTTCATGGAACAACGCGCCAAAGGAACGCTGCAAGTGTGGACCGAACCCTTTACTCCGCTCCGCGTACCCTTGATTTTTAACTTGCGGCGCGACCCCTATGAATTCGCCCAAATTACTTCGAATACTTACTACGACTGGGTTCTCGACCACGTGTTTATGCTGGTTCCAGCGCAGGCCATCGTCGCAGAATTCCTCGGCACCTTCGAAGAGTATCCACCGCGCATGAAGGCCGCCAGCTTCTCGCTCGATAAAGTGATGGAGCAGCTGCAAAGCTCGGGCGGAGCGCGATAA